A genomic segment from Sciurus carolinensis chromosome 1, mSciCar1.2, whole genome shotgun sequence encodes:
- the LOC124978945 gene encoding 40S ribosomal protein S6-like produces the protein MKLNISFPATGCQKLIEVDDERKLRTFYEKRMATEVAADALGEERKGYVVRISGGNDKQGFPMKQGVLTHGCVRLLLSKGHSCYRPRRTGERKRKSVRGCIVDANLSVLNLVIVKKGEKDIPGFTDTTVPCRLGPQRASRIHKLFSLSKEDDVRQYVVRKPLNKEGKKPRTKAPKIQHLVTPRVLQHKRRRIALKKQRTKKNKEEAAEYAKLLAKRMKETKEKCQAQIAKRRRLSSLRASTSKSESSQK, from the coding sequence ATGAAGCTGAATATCTCCTTCCCAGCCACTGGCTGCCAGAAACTCATTGAAGTGGACGATGAACGCAAACTGCGTACTTTTTATGAGAAGCGTATGGCCACAGAAGTTGCTGCTGACGCTCTGGGTGAAGAACGGAAGGGTTATGTGGTCCGAATCAGTGGTGGGAACGACAAACAAGGCTTCCCCATGAAGCAGGGTGTCTTGACCCATGGCTGTGTGCGTCTGCTACTGAGTAAGGGGCACTCCTGTTACAGACCAAGGCGAACTGGAGAGAGAAAGCGCAAATCTGTTCGAGGTTGCATTGTGGATGCCAATCTGAGCGTTCttaacttggttattgtaaaaaaaggagagaaggataTTCCTGGATTTACGGATACTACTGTACCTTGTAGACTGGGGCCCCAAAGAGCTAGTAGAATCCACAAACTTTTCAGTCTATCCAAGGAAGATGATGTCCGCCAATATGTTGTCAGAAAACCCTTAAACAAGGAAGGTAAAAAACCTAGGACCAAAGCACCGAAGATTCAGCATCTTGTTACTCCACGTGTCCTGCAACACAAACGCAGGCGTATTGCTCTGAAGAAACAGCgtactaagaaaaataaggaagaggcTGCAGAATATGCCAAACTTTTGgctaagagaatgaaagaaaccaaagaaaaatgcCAGGCACAGATTGCCAAGAGACGCAGGCTGTCCTCTCTGAGAGCTTCTACTTCTAAGTCTGAGTCcagtcaaaaataa